The Tepidibacter aestuarii genome contains a region encoding:
- a CDS encoding endonuclease V: MKIEYIHRFNYNDEHDFVKIQNDLKGKIELKNRIEENGINICAGVDLAYWEKDGETYGACSIIVLNYKTKEVIEKVYSHGKITVPYIAGFLAFREIPLIIEAAEKLNLEPDVFLFDGNGYLHYNHMGIATHASLFLNKPTIGVAKSYLKIDGVDYIMPENEKGSYKDILINEEVYGRVVRTRKDVKPIFISCGNYIDLETSNKIVMELVNKDSRLPIPVRLADLETHVLRETLN, from the coding sequence ATGAAAATAGAGTATATACATAGATTTAATTATAATGATGAACATGATTTTGTTAAAATACAAAATGACTTAAAGGGCAAAATTGAACTAAAAAATAGAATTGAAGAAAATGGAATAAATATTTGCGCAGGGGTAGACTTAGCTTACTGGGAAAAAGATGGAGAAACATATGGAGCTTGTAGCATTATAGTTTTAAATTATAAGACTAAAGAGGTTATAGAGAAAGTTTATAGCCATGGAAAGATAACAGTTCCCTATATTGCAGGATTTTTGGCTTTTAGAGAAATTCCTTTAATAATAGAAGCTGCTGAAAAATTAAATTTGGAACCAGATGTATTTTTATTTGATGGTAATGGATATCTTCACTATAATCATATGGGTATAGCAACACATGCATCATTATTTTTAAATAAGCCTACTATAGGAGTAGCTAAATCTTATTTAAAAATAGATGGAGTAGATTATATAATGCCTGAAAATGAAAAAGGATCTTATAAGGATATTTTAATAAATGAGGAAGTATACGGTAGAGTAGTAAGAACAAGAAAAGATGTAAAACCTATATTTATTTCTTGTGGAAATTACATTGACTTAGAAACAAGTAATAAAATTGTAATGGAGTTGGTAAATAAAGATAGTAGACTGCCAATACCAGTTAGGCTAGCAGACTTAGAAACACATGTATTGAGAGAAACTTTAAATTAA
- the pfkA gene encoding 6-phosphofructokinase, with protein MKKIAVLTSGGDAPGMNAAVRAVTRSAIYNGCKVYGVNRGYRGLIDGDLFEMDLSSVGDIIHRGGTILKSARCLEFIEEEGRQKALNVLRVFGIDGLVVIGGDGSFQGAQKLSEMGFPAIGIPGTIDNDLAYTDYTIGFDTALNTVIDAITKIRDTSYSHERLSIIEVMGRHCGDIALYAGLAGGAEIILIPEADYNEDDICKKLIQSKNRGKAHSIIMLAEGIGGSQDLAERIKDKTGIESRATILGHIQRGGSPSAFDRIIASQMGAKAVELLINGKSSRVVGIKNNSIIDMDIHEALAMERKLNKDIYKLVDILSI; from the coding sequence ATGAAAAAAATAGCTGTATTAACAAGTGGAGGAGATGCTCCAGGAATGAATGCTGCTGTGAGAGCGGTTACACGTTCTGCTATATATAATGGATGTAAGGTTTATGGAGTTAACAGAGGATACAGAGGATTAATAGATGGAGACTTATTTGAAATGGATTTATCTTCTGTTGGAGATATAATACATAGAGGAGGAACTATACTGAAATCTGCTAGATGTCTAGAATTTATAGAAGAAGAAGGAAGACAAAAGGCACTTAATGTACTTAGAGTATTTGGTATAGATGGACTTGTTGTAATTGGAGGAGATGGATCTTTCCAGGGAGCTCAAAAACTAAGTGAGATGGGATTCCCTGCAATAGGTATTCCTGGAACAATAGACAATGACTTGGCTTATACAGACTATACTATAGGATTTGATACAGCACTTAACACGGTTATAGATGCTATAACTAAAATAAGAGATACATCATATTCTCATGAAAGATTGAGCATAATAGAAGTTATGGGAAGACATTGTGGAGATATAGCCCTTTATGCAGGACTTGCAGGTGGAGCTGAGATTATACTAATTCCAGAAGCTGATTATAATGAAGATGATATATGTAAAAAATTAATTCAAAGTAAGAACAGAGGAAAAGCTCACAGTATAATTATGCTTGCAGAAGGTATAGGAGGATCTCAAGATTTAGCTGAGAGAATAAAGGATAAAACTGGTATAGAATCGAGAGCTACAATACTTGGACATATTCAAAGAGGTGGAAGCCCTAGTGCGTTTGATAGAATAATAGCTAGCCAAATGGGAGCAAAAGCCGTTGAATTATTAATAAATGGAAAATCTTCGAGAGTTGTAGGTATAAAGAATAATTCTATAATAGATATGGATATACACGAAGCTTTAGCTATGGAAAGAAAGCTAAATAAAGATATCTACAAGTTAGTAGATATATTATCTATATAA
- the rlmD gene encoding 23S rRNA (uracil(1939)-C(5))-methyltransferase RlmD, translating to MLNKGEKYTVDIVDIGHTGVGIGKFEGFTVFVEGGLIQDKIEVKIIKSKKNYAEGKIVKIIEESPFRVDRECSDELIDCGGCQVMHLDYQKQLDIKTNSVKETIKRIGKIEGVKVHDTIGMDKPFRYRNKAQFPIGKRGSETVLGFYKKKSHDIIPMNKCVIQHDMNDKIVDVVKNYIDRNNVSVYDEIKHEGILRHLVTKVGFKTKEVMVVLVANAKKIPNVDALIKDLKENIDGFKTLVLNVNTKKGNAVLGRQNKILYGEGIIQDYIEDLKFNISPLSFFQVNPIQTEVLYNKALEYANLSGDENVFDIYCGIGTISLFLAKKAKKVYGIEIVEEAIEDAKVNANMNNLDNTEFYAGKAEEVVPELYKDGKVADIVVVDPPRKGCDERVLDTIVSMNPSRIVYVSCNPSTLARDLAYLDERGYKCEEIHPVDMFPHTMHVETVAKIVRK from the coding sequence ATGTTAAATAAAGGTGAAAAGTATACGGTTGATATAGTTGATATAGGGCATACTGGAGTTGGAATAGGAAAGTTTGAAGGATTTACTGTATTTGTTGAAGGCGGGCTTATACAGGATAAAATAGAGGTTAAGATAATAAAGAGTAAGAAGAATTATGCAGAAGGTAAAATTGTTAAGATTATAGAAGAGTCTCCTTTTAGAGTTGATAGAGAATGTTCGGATGAGTTAATAGATTGTGGAGGATGTCAAGTTATGCATCTTGATTATCAGAAACAGCTTGATATAAAAACTAATTCAGTTAAAGAGACTATTAAGAGAATAGGTAAAATTGAAGGTGTTAAGGTGCATGATACTATAGGAATGGATAAGCCTTTTAGATACAGAAATAAGGCTCAATTTCCAATAGGAAAAAGAGGTAGTGAAACTGTACTAGGTTTTTATAAAAAGAAAAGCCACGATATAATACCTATGAATAAGTGTGTAATACAGCATGATATGAATGATAAGATAGTTGATGTAGTTAAGAACTATATAGATAGAAATAATGTTAGTGTATACGATGAGATAAAACATGAAGGAATTTTAAGACACTTAGTTACTAAGGTTGGATTTAAAACGAAAGAGGTTATGGTTGTTCTTGTAGCCAATGCTAAAAAGATTCCTAATGTAGATGCACTTATAAAAGATTTAAAAGAGAATATAGATGGATTTAAGACTTTGGTCTTAAATGTTAATACTAAAAAAGGGAATGCGGTACTTGGAAGACAAAACAAAATTTTATATGGAGAAGGAATTATACAAGATTACATAGAGGATCTTAAGTTTAATATATCGCCTCTATCCTTTTTCCAAGTAAATCCTATACAAACTGAGGTTTTATACAACAAGGCTTTAGAGTATGCAAATCTTTCAGGTGATGAAAATGTATTTGATATATACTGCGGTATAGGAACTATATCTTTATTCTTAGCTAAAAAGGCTAAGAAGGTATATGGAATAGAGATAGTTGAAGAGGCTATAGAAGATGCTAAGGTAAATGCCAATATGAATAATTTAGATAATACTGAGTTTTATGCAGGAAAGGCAGAAGAGGTTGTTCCTGAGTTGTATAAAGATGGAAAGGTTGCTGATATAGTTGTAGTTGATCCACCTCGTAAAGGCTGTGATGAGAGGGTGCTAGACACTATAGTTAGTATGAATCCGAGTAGGATTGTGTATGTATCTTGTAATCCATCAACTCTTGCAAGAGACTTAGCTTATCTAGATGAGAGAGGCTATAAGTGTGAAGAAATACATCCTGTAGACATGTTCCCTCATACTATGCATGTTGAAACTGTAGCTAAGATAGTGAGGAAATAA
- the pyk gene encoding pyruvate kinase has protein sequence MLEKKTKIVCTIGPASEKKEVLKELVSNGLNVCRLNFSHGDHEEHGKRINTIKELREELNKPIAILLDTKGPEIRTGKFADPEVSLEEGQTFTITMKDILGTKEMCTVSYKELVNDVVVGDTILIDDGLVGLKVQEIKGEEIVCIVENAGIVKNNKGVNVPGVKINLPAITEKDRSDIEFGIKHGIDFIAASFVRKASDVIAIREILEANNAGDIQIISKIENQEGVDNIDEILEISDGIMVARGDLGVEIPTQEIPIAQKMMIRKCNELGKPVITATQMLDSMIRNPRPTRAEVTDVANAIYDGTDAIMLSGETAAGRYPTEAVRTMALIAKRTEESLDYNNILKSKKLNQVNVTNAISHATCTTAIDLKASAIVTATSSGHTARMVSKFRPQAPIVAATNCKKAMRRLALSWGVYPVLTGSATSTDEVIDNSIETALEAGYIKNGELVVITAGVPVGVTGTTNLIKVHVVSEIITKGIGIGRKVISGKVRLVKNASDIKGNFDQGDIIVTTLTDADMNEYIEKSSAIITQEGGITSHAAIVGLNLEKAVVVSAKDIMSLVKDGETITVDTASGIIYRGNTRVL, from the coding sequence ATGTTAGAAAAAAAGACTAAAATTGTTTGTACAATAGGGCCTGCGAGTGAAAAAAAAGAGGTTTTAAAAGAACTTGTAAGTAATGGTTTGAATGTATGTAGACTTAACTTCTCTCACGGAGATCATGAAGAGCACGGAAAAAGAATAAATACGATCAAAGAATTAAGAGAAGAATTAAATAAGCCAATAGCAATACTTCTTGATACAAAAGGACCTGAAATAAGAACTGGTAAGTTTGCAGATCCTGAAGTTTCACTTGAAGAAGGTCAAACTTTCACTATCACTATGAAGGATATACTAGGAACAAAAGAAATGTGTACAGTAAGCTACAAAGAACTTGTAAATGATGTAGTAGTTGGAGACACTATATTAATAGATGACGGTCTTGTAGGACTTAAGGTACAAGAAATAAAAGGTGAAGAGATAGTTTGTATAGTTGAAAATGCAGGTATTGTAAAAAACAATAAAGGTGTAAATGTACCAGGAGTAAAGATTAATCTTCCAGCTATAACTGAAAAAGATAGAAGTGATATAGAATTTGGTATAAAGCACGGAATAGATTTTATAGCAGCATCTTTCGTTAGAAAAGCATCTGATGTTATTGCTATAAGAGAAATACTTGAAGCTAATAATGCAGGAGACATTCAAATAATATCAAAAATTGAAAATCAAGAAGGAGTAGACAATATAGACGAAATTCTTGAAATTTCTGATGGAATAATGGTAGCTAGAGGGGACTTAGGAGTTGAAATACCAACTCAAGAAATACCTATAGCTCAAAAGATGATGATTAGAAAGTGTAATGAACTTGGAAAGCCTGTTATAACTGCAACTCAAATGCTTGATTCTATGATTAGAAATCCAAGACCTACAAGAGCAGAGGTTACAGATGTTGCAAATGCTATCTATGATGGAACAGATGCAATAATGCTCTCAGGAGAAACTGCTGCGGGCAGATATCCTACTGAAGCTGTTAGAACAATGGCATTAATAGCTAAAAGAACAGAAGAATCTCTTGATTATAATAACATATTAAAGTCAAAGAAATTGAATCAAGTGAATGTTACAAATGCAATAAGTCATGCAACTTGTACAACAGCTATTGATTTAAAAGCTTCTGCTATAGTAACAGCAACATCTTCTGGACACACAGCTAGAATGGTATCTAAATTTAGACCACAAGCTCCTATTGTTGCAGCTACTAACTGTAAGAAAGCTATGAGAAGATTGGCTCTTAGCTGGGGAGTATATCCAGTACTAACTGGATCAGCAACTTCAACTGATGAAGTTATAGACAATTCTATTGAAACTGCGCTTGAAGCAGGATATATTAAAAATGGTGAATTAGTAGTTATAACTGCAGGTGTTCCTGTTGGAGTAACTGGAACTACTAACTTAATAAAAGTTCACGTCGTTAGTGAAATAATAACTAAGGGTATAGGTATTGGAAGAAAAGTTATAAGCGGAAAAGTTCGTTTAGTAAAGAATGCTTCTGATATAAAAGGTAACTTTGATCAAGGAGATATAATAGTTACTACTTTAACTGATGCAGATATGAATGAATATATAGAAAAATCTTCTGCAATAATAACACAAGAAGGTGGAATTACAAGTCACGCAGCTATAGTAGGTCTTAATCTAGAAAAAGCTGTAGTAGTTTCAGCAAAAGACATAATGAGTCTTGTAAAAGATGGAGAAACAATCACTGTAGATACTGCTAGTGGAATAATATACAGAGGAAATACAAGAGTTTTATAA
- a CDS encoding toxin-antitoxin system YwqK family antitoxin, translated as MGSCKNRGANVDLFKYAINVELLEYIYCGDMLFYKEKPFTGLRYELYPEGQLRSLTPYENGFNNGICREWYTTGELMCEYESKRGVNNGSKTYWHQNGLIKSIANYELGIELDYKEWNGKGNLVKSRKFDPDNQK; from the coding sequence ATGGGCAGCTGTAAAAATAGAGGTGCAAATGTTGATTTATTTAAGTATGCAATAAATGTAGAACTTTTAGAATACATTTATTGTGGTGATATGCTTTTTTATAAAGAGAAGCCATTTACTGGACTGAGGTATGAGTTATATCCAGAAGGACAATTACGAAGTTTGACACCATATGAAAATGGATTTAATAATGGCATATGTAGAGAATGGTATACTACAGGAGAACTTATGTGTGAATATGAATCAAAAAGAGGAGTAAATAATGGAAGTAAAACTTATTGGCATCAAAATGGTTTAATAAAATCAATTGCTAATTATGAGTTAGGAATTGAGCTTGACTATAAAGAATGGAATGGAAAGGGTAATCTTGTTAAAAGTAGAAAATTTGATCCTGATAATCAAAAATGA
- a CDS encoding hemopexin repeat-containing protein translates to MAIIKSAILWPDGKIYFFDGSGQYYEYDIQSETFNPKAKSVQTDWPGLGGLLFSGAIVWPKPPNQKAYFFERDRFYTYKIGSGVDGYSKPTNLNFRGILSGPYSDYRIDAGVLWPNGFVYFFQHDRYYKYDINQNKVVSGYPLFIQDYWPGLWTTGQDITAGFVWPKLVNGRQKAYFFTTTSYFQYDILDDKVDDNYPKQAAGKWVP, encoded by the coding sequence ATGGCTATTATAAAATCTGCAATTTTATGGCCTGATGGGAAGATTTACTTTTTTGATGGCTCAGGTCAGTATTATGAATATGACATTCAAAGCGAGACATTTAATCCCAAAGCGAAATCTGTTCAAACAGATTGGCCCGGGTTAGGAGGATTATTGTTCTCGGGTGCCATTGTCTGGCCAAAACCTCCAAACCAGAAAGCATATTTTTTTGAACGCGATCGATTTTATACTTATAAAATTGGATCTGGTGTTGACGGGTATTCAAAACCAACAAATTTAAATTTTAGAGGAATATTATCAGGACCATATTCTGATTACCGTATCGATGCCGGGGTGTTATGGCCAAACGGATTTGTATACTTTTTCCAACATGATCGCTATTATAAATATGATATTAATCAAAATAAGGTCGTAAGCGGTTATCCGCTTTTTATACAAGATTATTGGCCAGGCCTGTGGACAACAGGACAGGATATAACAGCTGGTTTTGTTTGGCCTAAGTTAGTAAATGGAAGACAAAAGGCCTATTTCTTTACTACAACCTCATATTTTCAATACGACATTCTTGACGACAAGGTTGATGACAATTACCCAAAACAGGCTGCTGGAAAGTGGGTCCCATAA
- a CDS encoding methyl-accepting chemotaxis protein has protein sequence MLDDVSELIKNTQSMSEKVNMSSQDLSQISNETNLSAEAISITVNEIASESIQQANEAEKGANLANDLSNKLKELLSNTHDMLKNVENVDKANLNSSKVIDELSSSTKLSNKNTVQAQMAVFELNKKAKNISIILDTITDIADQISLLALHASIEAARAGEAGRGFGVVADEIRKLAESSNNAADDIKNILDHMQIYIYNIVNIINTLKQSNLKQSSTVECVDNSFNLIKESTSEIIEKIRFIGQYVERLNEDRLNIVDTIQRISNIKEEASAGAQEVSASIYQQAGDIQKVASSSDYLQELSVELNKEISKSRIQNT, from the coding sequence ATGTTGGATGATGTTTCAGAATTGATAAAAAATACACAAAGTATGTCGGAAAAAGTCAACATGTCATCTCAAGATTTATCACAAATATCAAATGAAACAAATTTATCAGCAGAAGCTATATCTATTACTGTTAATGAAATAGCCAGTGAGTCTATACAACAAGCTAATGAAGCTGAAAAAGGGGCGAATTTAGCCAATGATTTATCCAATAAGCTCAAAGAACTTTTAAGCAATACACACGATATGCTAAAAAATGTAGAGAATGTAGACAAGGCTAATTTAAATAGCTCAAAGGTTATAGATGAGTTAAGTAGTAGCACAAAACTAAGCAATAAAAACACAGTACAGGCTCAGATGGCAGTGTTTGAACTGAATAAAAAGGCTAAAAATATATCTATAATATTAGATACTATAACAGACATAGCTGATCAAATTAGTTTGTTAGCGCTTCATGCATCTATTGAAGCAGCGCGTGCAGGTGAGGCAGGCAGAGGATTTGGAGTAGTTGCAGACGAAATAAGAAAACTTGCAGAAAGCTCCAATAATGCAGCTGATGATATAAAGAATATATTAGATCATATGCAGATATATATATATAATATTGTTAATATAATAAATACGCTTAAACAAAGTAATCTGAAACAATCGAGCACTGTTGAATGTGTAGATAATTCGTTTAATTTAATAAAAGAATCTACAAGTGAAATAATAGAAAAAATAAGATTTATAGGTCAGTATGTTGAGCGTTTAAATGAGGATAGATTAAATATAGTTGATACTATACAAAGAATATCTAATATAAAAGAAGAGGCATCGGCAGGAGCACAAGAGGTAAGTGCATCTATTTATCAACAAGCAGGTGATATACAAAAGGTTGCAAGTTCATCAGATTACTTACAAGAATTATCAGTAGAATTAAATAAAGAAATAAGTAAATCTAGAATACAAAATACATAA
- a CDS encoding sodium-dependent transporter: MSNSRENWGSKIGLILAMAGNAIGLGNFWRFPYQAASNGGGAFMIPYFIAIIVLGIPVMLLEWNLGRYGGKYGHGTLGPMVYLQAREGTKPRNAAIIGAVAGSFAFAVTLLVNSYYNHIIGWSLGYGFLSLTGGYSDMSISTGEVFVNYIQNPSMVFTFWVIALAGLGFAVMRGVQKGIETWAKLMMPVLYTFGIVLAIRSLTMGSPVNPDWSSMKGLNFIWNPDFSTFTWKSIVAAAGQVFFTLSVGMGIIANYASYLKPDDDIIVSSLATVSLNEFAEVILGGTAVIPIAYAFMGPDGMGQGVGLAFIALPNVFRTMGGGQFVGALWFFLLFFAGFTSAIAMYNYLVALLEEDMGVARSKGAWIIFVAYIILGLPVGLESIMTKTADLAYLTEIDNWIGSYLLIVLAAVEVIACAWLMGEKALIEMNKGGIWKIPKWFFKLFHQALTPLTTFVILFFSTLDYIKAGYFRAVPSFVENTPALVPWVNGARVVIIVVLIVGFMQSYKSIKRKYGKELSENKVSIRI, encoded by the coding sequence ATGTCAAATTCAAGAGAAAACTGGGGGTCCAAGATAGGTCTTATACTAGCGATGGCAGGTAATGCTATTGGACTAGGAAACTTCTGGAGATTCCCGTATCAAGCTGCTAGCAACGGCGGTGGAGCATTCATGATTCCTTATTTTATTGCAATTATTGTACTTGGTATACCTGTAATGCTTCTTGAGTGGAACTTAGGTCGTTATGGTGGTAAGTATGGTCATGGTACACTTGGACCAATGGTTTATTTACAAGCTAGAGAAGGAACAAAACCTAGAAATGCAGCTATAATAGGAGCAGTAGCAGGATCGTTTGCTTTTGCAGTAACACTCCTTGTTAACTCATATTATAACCACATTATAGGTTGGTCACTTGGTTATGGATTCTTATCACTAACTGGTGGATACTCAGATATGAGTATTTCAACTGGAGAAGTATTTGTAAATTATATTCAAAACCCATCTATGGTATTTACATTCTGGGTAATAGCTTTAGCAGGACTTGGATTCGCAGTTATGCGTGGAGTTCAAAAGGGTATAGAAACTTGGGCTAAGCTTATGATGCCAGTTCTTTATACTTTTGGTATTGTTCTTGCAATAAGATCTTTAACTATGGGAAGTCCAGTTAATCCTGATTGGTCATCTATGAAAGGTCTTAACTTTATTTGGAACCCTGACTTTTCAACATTTACATGGAAGTCAATAGTTGCAGCAGCAGGTCAGGTATTCTTTACATTATCAGTTGGTATGGGTATTATAGCAAACTATGCTTCTTACTTAAAGCCTGATGATGATATCATAGTTTCATCACTTGCAACAGTTTCACTTAATGAGTTCGCAGAAGTTATACTTGGAGGAACTGCGGTTATTCCTATAGCTTATGCATTCATGGGACCTGATGGAATGGGTCAAGGTGTTGGTCTTGCATTTATAGCACTTCCTAACGTATTTAGAACTATGGGTGGAGGACAATTCGTAGGAGCTTTATGGTTCTTCTTATTATTCTTCGCAGGATTTACTTCAGCAATAGCAATGTACAACTACTTAGTTGCTTTACTTGAAGAAGATATGGGAGTAGCTAGAAGTAAGGGTGCATGGATTATATTCGTAGCATATATTATATTAGGTCTACCTGTTGGACTTGAAAGTATAATGACAAAGACTGCAGATCTTGCTTACTTAACAGAAATAGATAACTGGATAGGTTCGTATTTATTAATTGTTCTTGCAGCAGTTGAGGTTATAGCTTGTGCATGGTTAATGGGAGAAAAAGCTTTAATTGAAATGAACAAGGGTGGAATTTGGAAGATTCCTAAGTGGTTCTTTAAATTATTCCATCAAGCACTAACTCCTTTAACTACATTTGTAATATTATTCTTCTCTACACTTGATTATATTAAAGCTGGATACTTTAGAGCAGTTCCATCATTTGTTGAAAATACTCCAGCATTAGTACCTTGGGTTAATGGAGCCAGAGTAGTTATAATTGTAGTGTTGATTGTAGGATTTATGCAATCTTATAAATCTATTAAAAGAAAATACGGCAAAGAACTTTCTGAGAATAAAGTTTCTATACGTATATAA
- a CDS encoding DUF5050 domain-containing protein — protein MKNLKQNLAFMLLLAILVSFVPVIDANAESVKLSSGAEEKLKNAIVLFVGSSKSIVNGQYSSVDSTNLEVKPIIINSRTLVPVRFISEALGAKVDWDGNTSTITVTSNDKVIKLKLGNKSININGNNHELEVAAQSINGRTFIPLRALSDALGKQLFYDRGLIIISDVDKILDNTKDKVLIDEIIDLFTGQGSEIENPSDLNISKPNNRTNQIKVGRHVVQNGDWIYYVTLDKFTFHLYKMKEDGSNKKVLNQQWSYDIVLEGDYIYLKDGIEGHLTRIKTDGTDKTKIVTDKSYDINLAGDWIYYKNSSDDNKVYKVKKDGTQRTKINNRSSKDVTVVGEWIYYIDDIYNNSKIYRMKTDGTDVNALTEVNAREFRIDGEWIYFIEISPNHDYGDICKIKLDGTEKTVLAKSAAFDIRVSGDWVYYTQHPDVNKWVDGGDIYKIKKDGTEKTLLVEGINRLEDVAENWIYYEVMHRIDGSNIYSVFHRVKLDGSNVQEIGF, from the coding sequence ATGAAGAATTTAAAACAAAACCTAGCTTTTATGCTATTACTAGCAATATTAGTATCATTTGTACCAGTGATTGATGCTAACGCTGAATCAGTAAAGCTATCATCAGGTGCAGAGGAAAAACTGAAGAATGCGATAGTATTATTTGTGGGAAGTTCTAAATCAATAGTAAACGGACAATATTCAAGTGTTGATTCTACGAATTTAGAAGTAAAACCGATTATAATTAATAGTAGAACTTTGGTGCCAGTAAGATTTATTTCTGAAGCTTTGGGTGCAAAAGTAGATTGGGATGGAAATACTTCTACTATCACAGTTACTTCTAATGATAAAGTAATTAAACTAAAACTTGGAAATAAATCCATAAACATCAACGGAAATAATCACGAACTAGAAGTGGCAGCGCAATCTATTAATGGTAGAACTTTTATTCCATTAAGAGCATTGTCAGATGCTTTAGGAAAACAATTATTTTATGATAGAGGATTAATTATAATCAGTGATGTAGATAAGATTTTAGATAATACCAAAGATAAAGTGCTTATTGATGAAATTATTGATTTGTTTACTGGACAAGGTAGTGAAATCGAAAATCCAAGTGATTTAAATATTAGCAAGCCTAATAATAGAACAAATCAAATAAAGGTAGGTAGACATGTAGTTCAGAATGGAGATTGGATTTATTATGTAACACTAGATAAGTTCACATTTCATTTGTATAAAATGAAAGAAGATGGTTCAAATAAAAAAGTATTGAATCAACAATGGAGCTACGACATTGTTTTAGAGGGTGACTATATCTATTTAAAAGATGGAATAGAAGGACATTTAACACGAATAAAAACTGATGGAACAGATAAGACAAAGATAGTTACAGATAAATCATATGATATTAACTTAGCAGGAGATTGGATTTACTATAAGAATTCGAGTGATGATAATAAAGTATATAAAGTCAAAAAAGACGGAACACAGAGAACTAAGATTAATAACAGAAGTAGTAAAGATGTTACTGTAGTAGGTGAATGGATTTATTATATAGATGATATTTATAATAATTCGAAGATATATAGAATGAAGACTGATGGAACTGATGTAAATGCACTTACAGAGGTTAATGCCAGGGAATTTAGGATAGATGGAGAATGGATATATTTTATTGAGATTTCTCCTAATCACGACTATGGGGACATATGCAAAATAAAGTTAGATGGAACAGAAAAGACTGTACTTGCCAAATCTGCTGCATTTGATATAAGAGTATCAGGAGATTGGGTTTACTATACACAGCACCCTGATGTCAACAAGTGGGTTGATGGAGGCGATATTTATAAAATAAAGAAGGATGGAACAGAAAAGACTTTATTAGTAGAAGGAATAAATAGACTCGAAGATGTAGCAGAGAATTGGATATACTATGAAGTAATGCATAGAATAGATGGTTCAAATATTTACTCTGTATTTCATCGTGTAAAGCTTGATGGTTCAAACGTACAAGAAATTGGTTTTTAA
- a CDS encoding TetR/AcrR family transcriptional regulator, whose product MTAKKIKEASLELIAERGYCETTLSLIAEKVGIKKPSIYSHFQSKEEIFFSILEDETKNLNIYIENIYYDIKEYELEEILYQIIYKFADYFNNNMTLAKFWNMVMYFPPYSLEKEFKFDITKYKIYQCIYINIKKASNNQNYDEEKMKNIMYAYELILRGILTMIVYDNDFTIEKIDKIIKLYFNGIKNELN is encoded by the coding sequence ATGACAGCAAAAAAAATAAAAGAAGCATCTCTTGAGCTTATAGCAGAAAGAGGGTATTGCGAGACAACTCTATCTTTAATAGCAGAAAAAGTAGGAATAAAAAAACCCTCTATATATAGTCATTTTCAAAGTAAAGAAGAGATATTTTTTTCTATATTAGAAGATGAAACTAAAAACTTAAATATATACATAGAAAATATATATTATGATATAAAGGAATACGAATTAGAAGAAATATTATACCAAATAATATATAAATTTGCTGATTACTTTAATAATAATATGACTTTGGCAAAATTTTGGAATATGGTTATGTATTTTCCACCATATAGCTTAGAGAAAGAATTCAAATTTGATATAACTAAATATAAAATTTATCAATGTATTTATATTAATATAAAAAAAGCATCAAATAATCAAAATTATGATGAAGAAAAAATGAAAAATATAATGTATGCATATGAATTAATATTAAGAGGGATTCTTACTATGATTGTATATGATAATGATTTTACTATAGAAAAAATAGATAAAATAATAAAACTTTATTTCAACGGAATAAAAAATGAGTTAAATTAA